CTTCGACGCCCGCCACTACGCCCTCGACATCGCCTACGACCCGGACACCGACCGCCTCGACGGCCGCACCACGCTCACCGCCCGCGCCACCCGGAACCTCTCCTCCTTCGACCTCGACCTCCAGAAGCTCGACGTCACCGGCGTCCAGGTCGACGGCAGACGGGCCGCGTTCACCCGGCAGGGCGACGAACTGCGCGTCACCCCGCGCGCCTTCCTGCGCGAGGGCCGCGACTTCGACGTCACCGTCACCTACGGCGGGACACCCGAACCGCTGAACGGCCCCATCGTCTTCGGCTCCGACTACGGCTGGATGAAGACCCCCGACGGCGTCTTCGTCGCCTGCGAGCCCAACGCGGCCTCCACCTGGTTCCCGTCCAGCGACCACCCCTCCGACAAGGCCACCTACGACATCCGCATCAAGGCGCCCCGCGGCCTGACCGGAGTCTCCAACGGGCGGCTGGTGTCCACGCGCGACAAGGGCGGCTCCACGTACACCCACTGGCGCGAGTCGCGGCCCATGGCCAGCTACCTCGCCACCGCCACCATCGGGAAGTTCGACGTCAGGACCGGCCGGACACCCGGCGGCACCCCGATCTACGTGGCGATCGACCCGGTCCTCGCCGACAGCAACAGCGTCGACGTGTACGCCGTGACCGCCGCCGCCACCGACTACTGGTCGACGCTGTTCGGGCCCTACCCCTTCGAGGAGACCGGCGCGATCGTCGACGACATGCCGGAGGCCGGCTTCTCCCTCGAAGTGCAGTCGAAACCGGCCTACTCGGCGGTGCGCAGCGAGACGACGATCGTCCACGAACTGGCCCACCAG
The sequence above is a segment of the Streptomyces griseoviridis genome. Coding sequences within it:
- a CDS encoding M1 family metallopeptidase; amino-acid sequence: MELSRSARRGAVAVAAASFFAIAAAPAPAPGAPGIGDPYFPELGNGGFDARHYALDIAYDPDTDRLDGRTTLTARATRNLSSFDLDLQKLDVTGVQVDGRRAAFTRQGDELRVTPRAFLREGRDFDVTVTYGGTPEPLNGPIVFGSDYGWMKTPDGVFVACEPNAASTWFPSSDHPSDKATYDIRIKAPRGLTGVSNGRLVSTRDKGGSTYTHWRESRPMASYLATATIGKFDVRTGRTPGGTPIYVAIDPVLADSNSVDVYAVTAAATDYWSTLFGPYPFEETGAIVDDMPEAGFSLEVQSKPAYSAVRSETTIVHELAHQWFGDSVSVAHWKDIWLNEGFATYAQWLWGEHQGTRTAHDAFLAGYGSRPADSAFWQTLPGDPQRDTMFASAVYQRGAMTLQMLRERIGDRAFFALLPAWTKLHRYGNADTADFVRLAEKVSGQRLDDLFDTWLFTAGKPAL